The Thermus brockianus genome window below encodes:
- a CDS encoding LamB/YcsF family protein — MRVDLNADAGESYGVYAYGHDRELFPLVSSVNLACGFHGGSPSRMREGVALAKTHGVAVGAHPGFPDLVGFGRREMALSPEEVYADVLYQIGALYAFLRAEGLPLHHVKPHGALYLKACRDRETARAIAEAVKAFDPGLPLVVLPGTVYEEEARRVGLRVVLEGFPERAYLQNGQLAPRSLPGSWITDPKEAARRAVRMVLEGKVEALDGGEVAVRAETLCIHGDNPNAPQVAKAVREALEAEGVAVQAF, encoded by the coding sequence ATGCGGGTGGACCTGAACGCCGATGCGGGGGAGTCCTACGGGGTCTACGCCTACGGGCACGACCGGGAGCTTTTCCCCTTGGTGAGCTCGGTGAACCTGGCCTGCGGTTTCCACGGGGGAAGCCCTTCGCGCATGCGGGAGGGGGTGGCCCTGGCCAAGACCCACGGGGTGGCGGTGGGGGCCCACCCCGGCTTTCCCGACCTGGTGGGCTTCGGCCGCCGGGAGATGGCCCTAAGCCCCGAGGAGGTCTATGCCGACGTCCTCTACCAGATAGGGGCCCTTTATGCCTTCTTGCGGGCGGAAGGCCTTCCCCTCCACCACGTGAAGCCCCATGGGGCCCTTTACCTCAAGGCCTGCCGGGACCGGGAGACGGCCCGGGCCATCGCCGAGGCGGTGAAGGCCTTTGACCCGGGGCTACCCCTGGTGGTCCTCCCCGGCACGGTCTACGAGGAGGAGGCGCGGCGGGTGGGGCTTAGGGTGGTCCTCGAGGGCTTCCCCGAGCGGGCCTACCTGCAAAACGGCCAGCTCGCCCCCCGCTCCCTCCCCGGGTCCTGGATCACCGACCCTAAGGAGGCGGCGCGGCGGGCGGTGCGCATGGTCCTAGAGGGCAAGGTGGAGGCCTTGGACGGGGGAGAGGTGGCGGTGCGGGCCGAAACCCTCTGCATCCACGGGGACAACCCCAACGCCCCCCAGGTGGCGAAGGCGGTGCGGGAGGCTTTGGAGGCGGAGGGCGTGGCGGTGCAGGCCTTTTGA
- a CDS encoding ATP-dependent helicase has translation MDEALLSSLNEAQRQAVLHFQGPALVVAGAGSGKTRTVVHRVAYLIAHRGVFPTEILAVTFTNKAAEEMRERLKGMVKGAGEVWVSTFHAAALRILRVYGERVGLKPGFVVYDEDDQTALLKEVLKELGLSAKPGPIKSLLDRAKNRGEAPEALLSELPEYYAGLSRGRLLDVLRRYQEALAAQGALDFGDILLYALRLLEEDQEVLKRVRKRARFIHVDEYQDTNPVQYRFTKLLAGEEANLMAVGDPDQGIYSFRAADIKNILQFTEDFPGARVYRLEENYRSTEAILRFANAVIVRNALRLEKTLRPVKGGGEPVRLFRARDAREEARFVAEEILRLGPPFDRFAVLYRTNAQSRLLEQALASRGVGARVVGGVGFFERAEVKDLLAYARLALNPLDSVSLKRTLNTPPRGIGPATVEKVARLAQEKGLPLFEALKEAEGVLPRPEPVRHFVALMEELMDLAFGPAEAFFRHLLLATDYPAYLKEAYPEDHEDRLENVEELLRAAKEAESLMEFLDKVALTARAEEPGEAEGKVSLMTLHNAKGLEFPVVFLVGVEEGLLPHRNSLNTLEGLEEERRLFYVGVTRAQERLYLSYAEEREVYGRTEASRPSRFLEEVGEGLYQVYDPYRNPGPIPPPHRPKPGAYKGGEKVVHPRFGPGVVVAAAGDEVTVHFEGVGLKRLSLRYADLRPA, from the coding sequence GTGGACGAGGCCCTCCTCTCCTCCTTGAACGAGGCCCAGCGCCAGGCGGTCCTCCACTTCCAAGGCCCTGCCCTGGTGGTGGCGGGGGCGGGTAGCGGCAAGACCCGCACCGTGGTCCACCGGGTGGCCTACCTCATCGCCCACCGGGGGGTCTTCCCCACGGAGATCCTGGCGGTGACCTTCACCAACAAGGCGGCGGAGGAGATGCGGGAACGGCTTAAGGGCATGGTCAAGGGGGCGGGGGAGGTTTGGGTTTCCACCTTCCACGCCGCCGCCCTGCGCATCCTCCGCGTCTATGGGGAGCGGGTGGGTTTAAAGCCGGGCTTCGTGGTCTACGACGAGGACGACCAGACGGCCCTCCTCAAGGAAGTCCTCAAGGAGCTCGGCCTTTCCGCCAAGCCGGGCCCCATCAAAAGCCTCTTGGACCGGGCCAAGAACCGGGGGGAGGCCCCGGAGGCCCTCCTTTCCGAGCTTCCCGAGTACTACGCCGGGCTTTCCCGGGGGAGGCTTCTGGACGTCCTCCGCCGCTACCAGGAGGCCCTAGCGGCCCAAGGGGCCTTGGACTTTGGGGACATCCTCCTTTACGCCCTGAGGCTCTTGGAAGAGGACCAAGAGGTGCTCAAGCGGGTGCGGAAGCGGGCCCGCTTTATCCACGTGGACGAGTACCAGGACACGAACCCGGTCCAGTACCGCTTCACCAAGCTCCTCGCCGGGGAGGAGGCCAACCTCATGGCGGTGGGGGACCCGGACCAGGGCATCTACTCCTTCCGGGCGGCGGACATCAAGAACATCCTCCAGTTCACGGAGGACTTCCCGGGGGCCAGGGTGTACCGCTTGGAGGAGAACTACCGGTCCACGGAGGCCATCCTGCGCTTCGCCAACGCCGTCATCGTCAGGAACGCCTTGCGCCTGGAGAAGACCCTGAGGCCGGTGAAGGGGGGAGGGGAGCCCGTGCGGCTTTTCCGCGCCCGGGATGCCCGGGAGGAGGCCCGCTTCGTGGCGGAGGAGATCCTGCGCCTAGGGCCTCCCTTTGACCGCTTTGCCGTCCTCTACCGCACCAACGCCCAAAGCCGCCTCCTGGAGCAGGCCCTGGCGAGCCGGGGGGTGGGGGCGCGGGTGGTGGGCGGGGTGGGCTTCTTTGAGCGGGCGGAGGTGAAGGACCTCCTGGCCTACGCCCGCCTGGCCCTGAACCCCTTGGACAGCGTGAGCCTGAAGCGCACCCTGAACACCCCGCCCCGGGGCATCGGCCCCGCCACGGTGGAGAAGGTGGCCCGTCTGGCCCAGGAGAAGGGGCTTCCCCTCTTTGAGGCCCTGAAGGAGGCGGAGGGCGTTTTGCCCCGCCCCGAGCCCGTGCGCCACTTCGTGGCCCTGATGGAGGAGCTCATGGACCTGGCCTTTGGCCCGGCGGAGGCCTTTTTCCGACACCTCCTCCTCGCCACCGACTACCCCGCCTACCTTAAGGAGGCCTACCCCGAGGACCACGAGGACCGCCTGGAGAACGTGGAGGAGCTTCTGCGGGCGGCCAAGGAGGCGGAGAGCCTCATGGAATTCCTGGACAAGGTGGCTCTCACGGCCCGGGCGGAGGAGCCGGGGGAGGCGGAGGGGAAGGTCTCCCTCATGACGCTCCACAACGCCAAGGGCCTGGAATTCCCCGTGGTCTTCCTGGTGGGGGTGGAGGAGGGGCTTCTGCCCCACCGGAACTCCTTAAACACCCTGGAGGGCCTGGAGGAGGAGCGCCGCCTGTTCTACGTGGGGGTTACCCGGGCCCAGGAGAGGCTTTACCTCTCCTATGCCGAGGAGCGGGAAGTCTATGGCCGCACGGAGGCCTCGAGGCCAAGCCGCTTCCTGGAGGAGGTGGGCGAGGGGCTTTACCAGGTGTACGACCCCTACCGGAACCCGGGGCCCATCCCGCCCCCCCACCGGCCCAAGCCCGGGGCCTACAAGGGCGGGGAGAAGGTGGTCCACCCCCGGTTTGGCCCCGGGGTGGTGGTGGCGGCCGCGGGGGACGAGGTGACGGTGCACTTTGAGGGGGTGGGGCTCAAGCGCCTTTCCCTCAGGTACGCCGACCTGCGCCCGGCGTAG
- a CDS encoding tyrosine-type recombinase/integrase, which translates to MFLQDGKARGLSPRTLAFYREGVNSMLRIVGDKRAQDLAPSDLRAFLARSHEEGLSPGGVVARYRAVRAFVRWLVREGVLEHDPTARIRPPKAPPPDLAVVRPGEIRRMLLAADGGRHPFRDKAILLLLWDTAARIGEIVGLRLEDFRPEGIRVRRKGGAYQVLPISPPTRRAVWAYLRNERPESPSDALFLSATGRPISSDAVRQMLRRLARAAGVPYKSPHAFRRGAAVVMVKNGINPYALQVLMGHKSPAMTAHYVRLAEKDLKEIHAKVAPALGLLRDI; encoded by the coding sequence GTGTTCCTGCAGGACGGGAAGGCGCGGGGATTGTCGCCCAGAACCTTGGCCTTTTATCGGGAGGGGGTGAATAGCATGCTTAGGATTGTGGGGGACAAGCGGGCGCAGGACCTGGCGCCCTCGGACCTTAGGGCTTTCCTGGCGCGTTCCCACGAGGAAGGGCTTAGCCCCGGCGGGGTTGTGGCCCGCTACCGGGCGGTGCGGGCGTTTGTTAGGTGGCTTGTGCGGGAGGGTGTTTTGGAGCATGACCCTACGGCCAGGATTAGGCCCCCCAAGGCCCCGCCCCCGGACCTTGCGGTGGTGCGCCCCGGGGAGATACGCAGGATGCTTCTGGCGGCGGATGGGGGGCGGCACCCCTTCCGCGATAAAGCGATACTGCTTTTGCTTTGGGATACCGCCGCGCGGATAGGGGAGATTGTGGGGCTTAGGCTTGAGGACTTCCGGCCCGAAGGGATAAGGGTAAGGCGCAAGGGCGGGGCCTACCAAGTGCTTCCCATTTCGCCCCCTACGCGGAGGGCGGTTTGGGCTTACCTTAGGAACGAAAGGCCGGAAAGCCCAAGCGATGCCCTATTCCTAAGCGCCACGGGGAGGCCGATAAGTAGCGATGCGGTCCGGCAAATGCTACGGCGGCTTGCTAGGGCGGCGGGTGTCCCCTATAAGTCCCCGCATGCCTTCCGTAGGGGGGCCGCGGTGGTCATGGTGAAAAACGGGATTAACCCTTATGCCCTCCAGGTCCTAATGGGGCACAAGTCCCCGGCCATGACCGCCCACTATGTGCGGCTTGCGGAAAAGGACCTTAAGGAGATACACGCGAAGGTCGCACCGGCCCTCGGGCTATTGCGGGACATCTAG